The nucleotide window AGAATATAtgacccttcttcttcctcttgtttggCAGGAATTCCACTTGGCATAAAGAATCAGATACTCACATGCATTCATTGTTAATCCTTTGGAATTTAAGTTATCACACCTTAGAAAAGGACATGCATCCATTTTCACATGAATGATTTCTTTAACTGTCGTTGGTTTAGACTTTGGGAAAAAATCAACATTCCTCACTCGGTCTCCATCTGaaccaacttttttttagaCTCGTATGATTTCTCAACAAGATCACTACAATAAgcatcaaacttctcaaatgaaacttgatttgacatcaagaaatcatctaaaatattttgaagttgttaTTGTAATTGATGTTGATCACCTATTTCTTCCCTTCACAATCACTACCTGATTGATTTGCCTCATAATGATCACATATCGCAtttaatattgaaattttaTCGTCCCAATGCGGTATCTTGCGagataacaaatatttttcatacaaCACCGTAGCAATATCTTCTGTGTCATAAAGGCAGAACCTGTCTATCATAGCTGCAAAACTTGGATAAACTTTTTGGTAGCAAAGAACAATGAGATACACATGAAGAGcataaatcataatattttttttttaatatataaacaaaaatataaatgacagaaaTCCTAAATTATAGCGCAACTGCCTtgttcaaataattcaaaagtccccggcagcggcgccataAACTTGATAGaaatttagcaagtgtactaaaaaccATCGAAGTAATGCAATTAAATTTGTTTCCACGAGGACCGTGTTAATCTCAAGTAAACAATAGCGTTATGAAATAGGatgtttaatgtttattttagtgCCCGAGGTAGTAGGTTTGTTTTGCATAACAAGTAAATAGCAGAAAataaagttgtttataaaatatagagagagatgagagtaGGTCTTTTGAATCCTCTaagttcccctaattggtacaCTGCACCTATTTCTCATGAATATTTCTCTAGTTTTACGATGATTAACTAAAATagccctaatcaatcccttgacttaggaccctcttctcagaTTATAGTCCCTAACTCCTTAAGTGATCTAATATTCTTAGAAGATTTGAAGAACATTAACCTAATATCACAaataaacgattatccattcctagactaacgatgtttatttgaacaattcaattaggtctaagttgAAAGTTATgatcagtagtcattcattcttacgaaatcatgtttatatttgatcaagatataaaaagcattaagaaatattgaattgaataaaactaGATTGATATTCACAATAATAGAGCTTCacaacaacatggttcaattagggttacatcagaatcatctcagacctatcctctaagagatttagctacacATGGTAACTAAGAAACAagatataaaagataaaaagataccctagaaaatcaaaGAGAAGATAGATTCTCTCCGGAAGCTCCAAAGTAGCTTTCCTCTTGAACTACTTTAGTTTTGAACTAGAAATTCTGAATGAAGAAGGCTGATATTTATAGTGAAAGTTTCTACCTAGGTTTAGGCTAAAAGTGCGGGATTTACCCAAAAATAATAACAGGAAAGGACCAATGTGCCCTGAGTTTTCAGATGTGCTAGGCACATTGGTCATGTGCTAGGCACAATGTTCATGTGTTTGGAACATTGTTCATGTGCTAGACACATTGGTCATGTGCTAGGCGCATAAGGTCTTTCCCGGGCCCAAATTCTCCGATTTTCCGTTATTTTAGGTCTTCATCTTCAAATAACTTTCCTCAGGAATAGGGAACATAATTCCTCCCTATTGTAAGTCttctgaggcctcttgaatcttcattcttttcTTCCTAAGGTCTTGACAATTCTTCAGTTTTTCATGCTTTTCTTGTTGtttaagcttgcttgtgaactccaaatatcatgaatttacattaaaaattacGTAATGACAATATGTCATCAAAGTCCTCAAGGAGAGGAGTAAAATTTTAGACTTATGTTTCCATGTAAATTGTAATCTTGTGTGAATATAGTGGAAATATCTGTCAAGTGTGGAGAAACAAGacataattctgattttggggTGAACGAGGATAAATATATGTGTCTATCTTTTCTCCGTTTATCTTTTGCATCATGTGATATGTTTTTCAAAGATTGTGGATTAATGGTATGTTTGGTATCTTATTTTTTACATGCCTTCGATTGTTCTATGAATGTAAACTCATTCAAGTATTTAAGAGGTTACACCCACACCTATGGTGGGTAAACATACGAcgattataattttatttttttaaattgtcatCGGTTGATCATTGCAATAAAATACCACTagaaatttatattattgtttaaaGACTTGATAATTATGGTGCACtaggtattattttttttaggaaggtGCACTAGGTAATTTTAGTGAATGCTTTTTCTattcatattttctttaaacTAATATAGTTAACTTATCTGCTAATTTGAGTTAAATTGTTAAACTTTTAGGATTTAAACAAGAACGTTAACGTTGTTCTTGGATCTAGATCTTAGATTAGGGTGGTGAAATTTACATTCTCTCACAAATTTAACATCTAATATCATAATCAAGTTTGACATATGAGCATACATCGAATCTCATAGATTCCAAGATCATAAAgctaaaatttgtttaagatgacaaaaattttgtcatattttctttgtttaaatTAAAGTGTTTTTAATGCGATAAAGCGAAAGACAAACTCTCATTCGAGAGTTAGTTTTTCTTTAAGTTTATTAAGTAGAGCATGTattggttttgatgatttattataattttttttattaaatctttATATAATACCTATGTCCCTATTTATAAGATTGTTTcacaaaaatattcataattaattgTAGAGAATTAAAAACCAACTATTTATCTCTCATAATAATTAAAGAATAATCTTTAAAAGAGATTGCACGTTGTTGGCAAATttaatgtaaaaatatatttttttttaaataatttttttatccaacCCTAATGccaaaaaaatgaaacatttgaccccctttcaaaattatatacCAAAATGACTCACTTTgggaatttttgttgttttgtccTTTTCCCCATTACCGCCGTTTCATTTGGCGGTAATGGGCTGCTTTTTCTGCGCCCGTCAGAGCCCATCACttcatgtcttttttttttaatttttttttattcattaccGCCATTTGGTTTGGCTGTAATGCTTTTTTATTCACCCTCTGACTTTGAACAAAGCTTAACCCTTCCACCAACTACAACTACAACTAAATTTACCAATCACCACCACAACCCACAAACCAATTCTTACAAAACTCTCAAATTCCATATCCAACCGACTCTGAACATAGTCATCATGGAGAAAGCTCCCAAATATCAAACTATTCATTTGATGACTTTTATCCAACCTAAAACACCCCACAAATCAGTATCCCAAACCAACCACAATACTCTTCTTTCAAACAATGTACACTATTCCCAAACAAAGTTCGTACCCCAATGGCCACATACCAGTACCATAGAAAATCTAGCTGCAGGGTTTAACGAAGATGATTTCGTTAATGAAATTTGAACGAACTCTGTTCCACAAGTGCAAAATGAAGTCACTATGGAAAATAATGATGTTGAAATTCAAAATGTGGTGGCGGAAGAGGAACAACCAGAGGTAGAGGAAGAGCAAGACCAACGACCCATAcgaagaaaaaaagataaattatgtgctATAGGAAGTCATAATTTAAATTTAGGTTGGCGTAAATGGATACCAtggaaaaaatagtttttatttttatttctaagacttatgaataatataattagtgtatttaaattaaaaatttaatatttattacaattaatatttaatttaaaatacatatattgtgtccaaaaaaaaatgaaaaaaaaaaatccattacgGCCAAAAATCAAATGGCtgtaatgaataaaaaaataaaataataaaaagacaTGAAGTGATGGGCTCTGACGCACGCAGAAAAAGCAGCCCATTACCGCCAAATAAAACGGCGGTAatgggaaaaacaaaaaaaactttcccaAAGTAGGTGatttttgtatataattttaaaaggggtcaaatgtttcattttcttttttggaattagggtcagaaaaaaaaatatttaattcttGTGATTTTATCAAAAAGGCCTAATATATAGGGCAAAGATAATAAAATGTAttgtttttgatgatttattaaattaatcctaaaaaaaagatttatagacaaaacaatattatataacccttttttttcctttattagaTAGCTTCATCGAGTGTgcttgtgagcttagctcagtttgTAAGGTCGATGTATAATCTATGCAAGGTCCGGATTCAAACTCGAccatcaaaaaaagaaaaaataacttcaTCGAGTAGTACCCTCAAcaactttaatttaattattattcttttaattcttgTGATTTTATCAAAAAGGTCTAATATATAGGAACAAAGATAATAACATGTATTGCttttgatgatttattaaattaatcctaaaaattgatttatagataaaacaataatatataacCCTTATTTTTCCTTCATTAGATAGCTTCATCGAGTGTTCTTGCAGGGCCGGATTTGAATAGGGCATCGTGTGGCAAGTGccacaccaattttttttatttttttattagtatacTTTATAGttttcatataataatacaaacatcttttatttttatacatgtgtttatatttttattcatatattaatataggaatctattatttttaatatatacatgTGTCCGTATTTTTACTCGTATATTAGAAGGAGatcatttcttttaatttttacatgTGTATATACTTTAACTTATAAgggattgattttatttttaattaatacacATGTCTATAATTTTACTCGTATTTAATACATAAATAATGTTTTGTACAATTTGTTCATCTGttatattttcattcatatatCAATTcagagatttttatttttatttttaattgctaCGCAATTGCGACTTGCttccaagaaaaaaaagagcaaCACGTTTAACATACGTATGCATGGGTATTCTGCtagagcatttttttttttttggttacaatgctaaacaaaaacaaaaagaaacagaaaaacagacagaaaataaaacagaacTAGCGCCTTAGGAAAAGCGTCCCTACTTCATCCGCTTGTAGAAAAGGGAGAAGGTCTCTGGAGGGCTGTTGTGAATTGTAAAAGCCTCATTATTCGAAGCTCCAAGCTTGGCCAAGCAATCGGCACACTGATTACCTTCGCGTAAAGAGTGGTGAAGGGAGTAGTTTCTCGGATTGAGGAGATCTTTGATATTCTGAATAAGTACAGCGTAAACATGGAACTGATTTAACTCTTCCTTGACCAGATTGACAGTGAGAAGGGAATTCGAATAGCAAGCCACTTCATCATAATTTAAGCCAATAGCTAAGGTGATGTCGTGATAGAGTGCTGAGAGCTCTGCGAAAAGAATATCTTGAGAGTGATTAATATCTCCCGAGAAAGCCGAGATGAAGCCTCCAGTGTTGTTCCGGATAACACCGCCGTAACCTGTTCTGATAGGATCGCCACTGCAGCTGCCATCTACGTTTAGGATTATGCATTGGAAGTTGTTGTTATTCCATCGAATGAACCTGTCCAACGTAGGTGCAGAAGGCGTGCTGTTGTAGGCTGTATTAATGGATACCTTCAGACTGTCAATGTTGCTGCAGAGCTGGGGTAATGGTAGAGTTTCATTACCTAGACACATGAGATTGCGTTGTCTCCAAATCCACCATAGGCCGGATAGAAATAaggttgaacaagaagaagacgCACCGTCGTGTAACCATATGTGCACCGCATTGGTTGAGAAGAAATTATGGTTGAAGAAGCCGATTTTTTCCCAGACAACCTTTGAAAAGCGACAGTCCCGCAAGCAATGAAACAAAGTTTCATCATTTTCACCGCATCTGGTGCACAAAGGTGAAGTAACCATGTTTCTGTGATATAACAATTGTAATGTGGGTACAGCTTCGTGACACGCTAACCAAACcaagaatttgaatttttccgGCACTTTCAATCTCCAAATCCAGCTCCAAGATTTACAGTTCAGAACTTCCGCTGATTGGCGTGAGATTAACTAACTATAACCACTGCTAGTTGAATAGGTTCCATTTTTGTTTTGGGGCCAAATGAAAGCGTCTTCAATTGATGGGTTGAAGTTTAAACGGATGTTGTTAATAACTTCTGCTAGGTTAGGTGGGAGAATGGTGTAGATGGATTGTGTGTGGTTACCGTTGTTGGTGATAACATCTTGAACAGTGAGTTGAATATCATGTATATCAACATACGGAACATGAGAACCAAGAGTGCCAAGCGCGCTCCAATTGCTGTACCAAAAAGAGGTGCTGCCTGATCCTGCTCTCCAGACATATCCATTTTTGAGTACATTTTTAGCACGGATTATGGAAGACCAGTTGGGAGAGCTATTATGTTTAGCTGATGCATTGAAAAGGAAATCCGGACCACTAGAATAAATATTGGAAAGAAGATTCACCCaaagtttatcatttttttgaaCCAAATTCCAAACAAGTTTACCAAGAAAACTGGTATTTGCTTCCCTTGCTGCTCGAATTCCTAGACCCCCAAATTGTTTTGGAGCAGcaatttttttccaattaaCGAGGTGAACGCCCCTGTTATTGTTGCCTTTCCAAATAAAATTACGAGTGACTTGATTGATGTTGTCGCAAATGTTTTGTGGAAGCTAATTAATCTGCATATAATATGTTGGGATGGAAGATAGTATAGATGAAGCGAGGGTCAATCTGCCTGCTTTGTTGAGGAGCTTACCTTTCCAAGAAGCCAACCTATTCTGCATTTTTTCAATGATGAAAGAGAAATCACTTCTCTTTGGACGCCCCTTGAGTATAGGAAAACCTAGGTATTTATCCAAAGATGTGGTGCTACGGATTCCGGAGATAGTAGTGAGCTTGTGGATCTTGGCTTGGGGGACTCCTTTAGAGAAAAAAGGACGAGACTttgttaaattgatttttaaaccAGACGCGATGCTGAATTCTTCAAACAATTCTGATACCACTTTAAATTGGGAGCTTTTTGCCTTGGTGAATAGAAGCACATCATCCGCAAATAAAAGATGAGATAAAAACGGCCCGGTGTTGTTAATACGGATTGGCTCCCATCTCCTTTATGGAGAAACTTCCAATTAACATTATCAAAGTCTTTTTCAAGATCCAGTTTGAAAGCCACATACCCTTTCTTCTTTTTGGTTTTCCTCATGAAGTGTACTATTTCCTGTAAAACAATCGAATTGTCAATGGTGCCCCTACCAGGTAGAAAACTACTTTGATAGGGGCCAATGATAACATTAAGAATTGGTCTGAGGTTGTGAACCAAGACTTTAGTGATGAGTTTGTAAGCAATATTGCAGAGGCTAATGGTTTAAAGTCTTTAAAAGTGATGGGGGGTCGGTCTTGGGAATGAGGGAAATGAGAGTATCAGAGATGTTTGGATCAAAAGTACCAGTTTGGAAAGCAGATTGGACCATATGAAAAATGTCATCTCCAATAATGTGCCAATATTgcttaaaaaatatacattggAAGCCATCTGGTCCAGGAGCTTTGTAGGGTTTCATTGTATGGAGGGCGGCTAGAACCTCAATCTTGGTGACGGGCTTGGTGAGGGAAGAAGCGCCTAGTTCATCGACAGTTGGATGTGTGCCAATGTTAAAGGTGCGGTTATGATGAGGTTGgcttttagtaaaaaaatctttgaaatATTTATGGGCTTCATCTTGGAGAGTGTCACAATCTGTGGACCAAAACCCATTTGGGAGTTGGAGGCTGtggattttgtttttctttctgcGGATAATGGTTTGGGTATGGTAGAAGGAAGTGTTTTTATCACCAAATTTAAACCACATATCTCTGGATTTTTGATACCAAAGCATCTCTTCTTGATAAAGAATGTGATTGTATTCTTGCTGAAGTTCTTTTTCTAAGAGAGTGTGTCTAAGAGAATCCATTCTTTCAAAATAGTTTTGAACCCCTTTCAGCCTGCTCTCCAcatgtctttttcttttaaaaatattgccAAAGATTTCATGGTTAAAAATGATAGAATTATCTTTGACAATATTTAAAGCTGAAATGGTATCATGGTTGGCAGAGTTCCAAGAGTCTCTTACCAGGCTCTCATAGTCTTTGTGATCAATCCAAGCGGCTTCAAAGCGAAACGGTCTGGGTCCTCTAACCAGTGGGAGGCCACCAAAACGGAGGAGAAGGGGATTGTGATCAGAGTGAAGCCTACAAAGAACTTCGACAAAAGCTTCAGGGAAGTGCATGCGCCAATCTACATTTTCCATACCGCGATCAAGTTTTTTGGAAAGAATTCTAAGCCCATTGAAATTGCGATGCCAAGTATAGCGGGCTCCAGTTGTGGTGATGTCAAGCAGGTTGCAATTATCCATAAGATTCGAGAACATTGCTGCTCTATTTTGGTGGAAGATGCCCCCTCTCTGCTCTATTTTGTCGAGCATTATTGTTTTGTGCCCCTCTGATATTCCAAGAGAGGATTGAAACATCTAGAAGTGCttccataaaaataatgaaGGAAGATAGGACACTGATTCAAGAGATATTAGGTAATCATGTCCTCCTTAGTGTCGCTGGAGGCCTCATGTTTTCCTTCTGATGTTTCGTGAGCTTGCATAGATTGAAGATTGTCTTGGCTACCCATGGCTTCGTCTTCCAAATCTTGCACATCAAGTTCATAAGTGCCACTGCAATTTGCATGCTGCTTAGGAGTATTAATTTGTGGGGTAGGAGTTATGGGGTTGTTGTTAAGTGGGGGGGTAGCCGAGTCTGGTTGGCTCAAGTGGGGTGGGTCTATAGTTGTTTTCTTATGGTTTACTTGTGTGAGGTTAGTGACGTCAGGTATGACCTTATCAAGGACAGGTTTATGAAGGCTTTTGTGAAGGCTTTTAGTTGTCTGCTGTGTTGGTCTACTAAGAATGGCTTTAGGAGTGATACTTAGGTTTTGAATGATTATGTCATCATTATCATTGTTATGCCTGCGCCGTTTTAGGTCAGTTgagttttttgtattttgtggGATCACATGGAGGCTAGGCCTTGAGGGGTAGCTGTTCGGTTTCGATTGGTGGGCCGTGTTAGTCAGGACAGAGAATTTGTTGGCTTTGTTTTGGCTATCGTTTTTAGAATGGGTTGACTGTTGGATGTTGGCTGGTTTTTTCCTCCTAGAAACTAGGAGCCAATCCCCATGTAGCTCTTGTGTCCCTTCATTAATAGTAATAACGCCTCCATTAAGAATTGATTCATCCTCGTTAATGGCATTTATTTCATTTCCGTTACTGTTTTGCGACATTGAATTGTTGGAAATGGTGGCTGGCTCACGCTGAGAATGGTGGCTGTTTTCTTGTTGGGTGGCGGCGGTTGGGTGGTGGTGAGGGTTGGATGTGGCAGTTTTGGTTGGCTTGACGCTGCAGCTTCTTCCCAGATGACCGTAGCAACCACAATTAGTACAGATTAAGTGTAATCCTTTCATACTGAATCTTATACCAATGTCCGTTAATCCAAATTTTTCCCACTACTGGCACTGTAAGATCCACTTCTACACAAACACGGGCGAATTTTCCTCTTTCAACTTTTAGTGTATTAGTGTATACCTTTATCGGGCGGCCAATAGCAGAGGCCATTGCCAGTAAGAAGCTTTCATCATAATAGACTAAATTTAGGCCAGGAAAACGTACCCAAACAACTGTCCGTTCAACTTTGGCTTTTGGTGATGCAAATTCTGGTGACCAGTGAGTGACAGCCAAACAATGGTCGAAAATCATCCAAGGTCCTCCGGTTATGACTTTCTCCTTATCTCCTTATTCTGCTAGAGCATTTGATTGATCTCTTGTAACgtctttattaaatttaatattatttaattattttttaaaaaaaaatttgcccCACTGATATTGTTGTGAGTCCAGATCCGCTCCTCAACACAGAAAAAGTAGCTTCATCAAGTAGTACCCTCAACAaccttaatataattattattttttaacagtATCGGTAGTTAAATTCCATCTCTTTCTTGCCGAGTACCCGCACTCGTTAGTTAGGCTTG belongs to Medicago truncatula cultivar Jemalong A17 chromosome 6, MtrunA17r5.0-ANR, whole genome shotgun sequence and includes:
- the LOC112422755 gene encoding uncharacterized protein, whose translation is MVTSPLCTRCGENDETLFHCLRDCRFSKVVWEKIGFFNHNFFSTNAVHIWLHDGASSSCSTLFLSGLWWIWRQRNLMCLGNETLPLPQLCSNIDSLKVSINTAYNSTPSAPTLDRFIRWNNNNFQCIILNVDGSCSGDPIRTGYGGVIRNNTGGFISAFSGDINHSQDILFAELSALYHDITLAIGLNYDEVACYSNSLLTVNLVKEELNQFHVYAVLIQNIKDLLNPRNYSLHHSLREGNQCADCLAKLGASNNEAFTIHNSPPETFSLFYKRMK